In Rhinolophus ferrumequinum isolate MPI-CBG mRhiFer1 chromosome 18, mRhiFer1_v1.p, whole genome shotgun sequence, a genomic segment contains:
- the GPR108 gene encoding protein GPR108 isoform X2 has translation MPSEPGLPKPEHTVTPKKDSGTTAALDKTKSKPAVPQGDQQGLIGKDRELVLGLGHNNNSYNFSFHVVIGSRAEEGQYSLSFHNCYNLMRGQEQPFDITVMIREKNPEGFLSASEIPLFKLYMVMSACFLAAGVFWVSVLCKNTYNVFKIHWLMAALAFTKSISLLFHSINYYFINSQGHPIEGLAVMHYITHLLKGALLFITIALIGSGWAFVKYVLSDKEKNIFGIVIPLQVLANVAYIVIESREEGASDYGIWKEILFLVDLICCGAILFPVVWSIRHLQDASGTDGKVAVNLAKLKLFRHYYVMVICYVYFTRIIAILLQVAVPFQWQWLYQLLVEGSTLAFFVLTGYKFQPAGDNPYLQLPQEDEEDVQMEQVMTDSGFREGLSKVNKTASGRELL, from the exons ATGCCATCCGAACCAGGACTCCCAAAGCCAGAGCACACGGTCACCCCCAAGAAGGACAGTG GGACCACCGCTGCGCTTGACAAGACCAAGTCAAAGCCTGCAGTACCGCAAGGAGACCAGCAG GGCCTCATTGGGAAGGACAGGGAGCTGGTGTTGGGCCTGGGCCATAACAACAATTCCTACAACTTCAGC TTCCAtgtggtgattggctcaagggcTGAGGAAGGCCAgtacagcctcagtttccacaactgCTACAACCTGATGCGGGGACAGGAGCAGCCGTTCGACATCACA gtaATGATCCGAGAGAAAAACCCTGAGGGCTTCCTGTCAGCATCGGAAATTCCCCTTTTCAAGCTCTACATGGTCATGTCCGCCTGCTTCCTGGCTGCTGGCGTCTTCTGGGTGTCTGTCCTCTGCAAGAACAC GTACAACGTGTTCAAGATCCACTGGCTCATGGCGGCCCTGGCTTTCACCAAGAGCATCTCACTGCTTTTCCACAGT ATCAACTACTACTTCATCAACAGCCAGGGCCACCCCATCGAAGGGCTCGCTGTCATGCACTACATCACACACCT GCTGAAGGGTGCTCTTCTCTTCATCACCATCGCTCTGATCGGCTCAGGCTGGGCCTTCGTCAAGTACGTCCTGTCTGACAAGGAGAAGAACATCTTTGGGATCGTGATCCCGCTGCAG GTCCTGGCCAACGTGGCCTACATCGTCATTGAGTCCCGTGAGGAGGGCGCCAGCGACTACGGAATCTGGAAGGAGATCCTCTTCCTGGTGGATCTTATCTGCTGCGGCGCCATCCTCTTCCCCGTGGTCTG GTCCATCCGGCATCTCCAGGACGCATCTGGCACCGACGGAAAGG TGGCAGTGAACCTGGCCAAGCTGAAGCTGTTTCGCCATTACTATGTCATG GTCATCTGTTACGTCTACTTCACGCGGATCATCGCCATCCTGCTGCAGGTGGCCGTGCCCTTCCAGTGGCAGTGGCTATACCAg CTCTTGGTGGAAGGCTCCACTCTCGCCTTCTTCGTGCTCACGGGCTACAAGTTCCAGCCTGCAGGTGATAACCCGTACCTGCAGCTGCCTCAGGAGGACGAGGAGGATGTGCAGATGGAGCAAGT CATGACTGATTCTGGGTTCCGGGAAGGCCTGTCCAAAGTCAACAAAACCGCCAGTGGGCGGGAGCTGTTGTGA
- the GPR108 gene encoding protein GPR108 isoform X1, with the protein MAVSERRGLARGSPAELGQQLVLLLLLGCCCGRIHRLVLTGEKRPNIQLNSFGFYTNGSLEVDLSLLRLGLQETKEKTPLVGFSLTRIRSGSVRSSSTQDPNDCPLQKNSSNPLVLFLINTKDLQVQVRKYGEQKKLFISPGLLPEMPSEPGLPKPEHTVTPKKDSGTTAALDKTKSKPAVPQGDQQGLIGKDRELVLGLGHNNNSYNFSFHVVIGSRAEEGQYSLSFHNCYNLMRGQEQPFDITVMIREKNPEGFLSASEIPLFKLYMVMSACFLAAGVFWVSVLCKNTYNVFKIHWLMAALAFTKSISLLFHSINYYFINSQGHPIEGLAVMHYITHLLKGALLFITIALIGSGWAFVKYVLSDKEKNIFGIVIPLQVLANVAYIVIESREEGASDYGIWKEILFLVDLICCGAILFPVVWSIRHLQDASGTDGKVAVNLAKLKLFRHYYVMVICYVYFTRIIAILLQVAVPFQWQWLYQLLVEGSTLAFFVLTGYKFQPAGDNPYLQLPQEDEEDVQMEQVMTDSGFREGLSKVNKTASGRELL; encoded by the exons ATGGCAGTGAGCGAGAGGAGGGGGCTCGCCCGCGGGAGCCCCGCAGAGTTGGGGCAGCAGCTAGTTCTGCTGTTGCTGTTGGGCTGCTGCTGTGGGCGCATCCACCGGCTGGTGCTGACG GGGGAGAAGCGACCAAACATCCAGCTGAATAGCTTTGGCTTCTACACCAATGGCTCCCTGGAAGTGGACCTGAGCCTCCTGAGGCTGGGTCTTCAGGAGACGAAAGAGAAGACCCCGCTG GTGGGGTTCAGTCTGACCCGGATTCGATCTGGCAGTGTTCGATCCTCCTCA ACCCAGGACCCCAACGACTGTCCTCTCCAGAAAAACAGTAGCAACCCCTTGGTTCTCTTCCTTATCAACACGAAGGATCTACA GGTCCAGGTGCGAAAGTATGGGGAGCAGAAGAAGCTATTTATCTCCCCTGGGCTCCTCCCTGAAATGCCATCCGAACCAGGACTCCCAAAGCCAGAGCACACGGTCACCCCCAAGAAGGACAGTG GGACCACCGCTGCGCTTGACAAGACCAAGTCAAAGCCTGCAGTACCGCAAGGAGACCAGCAG GGCCTCATTGGGAAGGACAGGGAGCTGGTGTTGGGCCTGGGCCATAACAACAATTCCTACAACTTCAGC TTCCAtgtggtgattggctcaagggcTGAGGAAGGCCAgtacagcctcagtttccacaactgCTACAACCTGATGCGGGGACAGGAGCAGCCGTTCGACATCACA gtaATGATCCGAGAGAAAAACCCTGAGGGCTTCCTGTCAGCATCGGAAATTCCCCTTTTCAAGCTCTACATGGTCATGTCCGCCTGCTTCCTGGCTGCTGGCGTCTTCTGGGTGTCTGTCCTCTGCAAGAACAC GTACAACGTGTTCAAGATCCACTGGCTCATGGCGGCCCTGGCTTTCACCAAGAGCATCTCACTGCTTTTCCACAGT ATCAACTACTACTTCATCAACAGCCAGGGCCACCCCATCGAAGGGCTCGCTGTCATGCACTACATCACACACCT GCTGAAGGGTGCTCTTCTCTTCATCACCATCGCTCTGATCGGCTCAGGCTGGGCCTTCGTCAAGTACGTCCTGTCTGACAAGGAGAAGAACATCTTTGGGATCGTGATCCCGCTGCAG GTCCTGGCCAACGTGGCCTACATCGTCATTGAGTCCCGTGAGGAGGGCGCCAGCGACTACGGAATCTGGAAGGAGATCCTCTTCCTGGTGGATCTTATCTGCTGCGGCGCCATCCTCTTCCCCGTGGTCTG GTCCATCCGGCATCTCCAGGACGCATCTGGCACCGACGGAAAGG TGGCAGTGAACCTGGCCAAGCTGAAGCTGTTTCGCCATTACTATGTCATG GTCATCTGTTACGTCTACTTCACGCGGATCATCGCCATCCTGCTGCAGGTGGCCGTGCCCTTCCAGTGGCAGTGGCTATACCAg CTCTTGGTGGAAGGCTCCACTCTCGCCTTCTTCGTGCTCACGGGCTACAAGTTCCAGCCTGCAGGTGATAACCCGTACCTGCAGCTGCCTCAGGAGGACGAGGAGGATGTGCAGATGGAGCAAGT CATGACTGATTCTGGGTTCCGGGAAGGCCTGTCCAAAGTCAACAAAACCGCCAGTGGGCGGGAGCTGTTGTGA
- the GPR108 gene encoding protein GPR108 isoform X3 — protein MRGQEQPFDITVMIREKNPEGFLSASEIPLFKLYMVMSACFLAAGVFWVSVLCKNTYNVFKIHWLMAALAFTKSISLLFHSINYYFINSQGHPIEGLAVMHYITHLLKGALLFITIALIGSGWAFVKYVLSDKEKNIFGIVIPLQVLANVAYIVIESREEGASDYGIWKEILFLVDLICCGAILFPVVWSIRHLQDASGTDGKVAVNLAKLKLFRHYYVMVICYVYFTRIIAILLQVAVPFQWQWLYQLLVEGSTLAFFVLTGYKFQPAGDNPYLQLPQEDEEDVQMEQVMTDSGFREGLSKVNKTASGRELL, from the exons ATGCGGGGACAGGAGCAGCCGTTCGACATCACA gtaATGATCCGAGAGAAAAACCCTGAGGGCTTCCTGTCAGCATCGGAAATTCCCCTTTTCAAGCTCTACATGGTCATGTCCGCCTGCTTCCTGGCTGCTGGCGTCTTCTGGGTGTCTGTCCTCTGCAAGAACAC GTACAACGTGTTCAAGATCCACTGGCTCATGGCGGCCCTGGCTTTCACCAAGAGCATCTCACTGCTTTTCCACAGT ATCAACTACTACTTCATCAACAGCCAGGGCCACCCCATCGAAGGGCTCGCTGTCATGCACTACATCACACACCT GCTGAAGGGTGCTCTTCTCTTCATCACCATCGCTCTGATCGGCTCAGGCTGGGCCTTCGTCAAGTACGTCCTGTCTGACAAGGAGAAGAACATCTTTGGGATCGTGATCCCGCTGCAG GTCCTGGCCAACGTGGCCTACATCGTCATTGAGTCCCGTGAGGAGGGCGCCAGCGACTACGGAATCTGGAAGGAGATCCTCTTCCTGGTGGATCTTATCTGCTGCGGCGCCATCCTCTTCCCCGTGGTCTG GTCCATCCGGCATCTCCAGGACGCATCTGGCACCGACGGAAAGG TGGCAGTGAACCTGGCCAAGCTGAAGCTGTTTCGCCATTACTATGTCATG GTCATCTGTTACGTCTACTTCACGCGGATCATCGCCATCCTGCTGCAGGTGGCCGTGCCCTTCCAGTGGCAGTGGCTATACCAg CTCTTGGTGGAAGGCTCCACTCTCGCCTTCTTCGTGCTCACGGGCTACAAGTTCCAGCCTGCAGGTGATAACCCGTACCTGCAGCTGCCTCAGGAGGACGAGGAGGATGTGCAGATGGAGCAAGT CATGACTGATTCTGGGTTCCGGGAAGGCCTGTCCAAAGTCAACAAAACCGCCAGTGGGCGGGAGCTGTTGTGA